In a single window of the Streptomyces cinnabarinus genome:
- a CDS encoding class I SAM-dependent methyltransferase: protein MGGVSTSRLPALPASDRLDAAARLRDALLGASFTADGLLELLGAPAYAALARSETVPALRATRGDTPLETLVRLFLLQQPVAHARVADVLPVHDCLETGWLVRAGDDELAAAVDVRPYGGPGGEDWFIVSDLGCAVGGAGGIGSNDEGVVLGVGGASTTLAGITVRTPVSAALDLGTGSGIQALHAAQHATRVTATDLNPRALHITALTLALSGAPAADLRGGSLFEPVREGETYDLIVSNPPFVISPGARLTYRDGGMGGDDLCRSLVQGAGELLNEGGFAQFLANWQHVAGEDWQDRLRSWVPRGCDAWIVQREVQDVTQYAELWLRDAGDHRGDPAEYQARYDAWLDEFEARKVKAVGFGWITLCRTGSAVPSVTVEEWPHPVEQPLGETVRAHFARLDYLRAHDDAALLEGHFRLAAEIVQEQVGLPGAEDPEHVVLRQNRGMRRATKVDTVGAGFAGVCDGSLSAGRILDAIAQLVGEDPVLLRDRTPAQIRVLVEQGFLDPA, encoded by the coding sequence ATGGGGGGCGTGAGTACCTCCAGGCTGCCCGCTCTGCCCGCCTCCGACCGCCTCGATGCCGCCGCCCGGCTGCGGGACGCCCTGCTCGGGGCCTCCTTCACCGCCGACGGGCTGCTCGAACTGCTCGGTGCGCCCGCGTACGCCGCGCTCGCCCGCAGCGAGACCGTGCCCGCGCTCCGGGCGACCCGCGGGGACACACCGCTGGAGACCCTCGTACGGCTGTTCCTGTTGCAGCAGCCCGTCGCGCACGCGCGCGTGGCGGACGTGCTGCCCGTCCACGACTGCCTGGAGACCGGGTGGCTGGTGCGGGCCGGCGATGACGAGCTCGCCGCCGCCGTGGACGTACGGCCGTACGGCGGACCCGGCGGCGAGGACTGGTTCATCGTCTCCGACCTGGGGTGCGCGGTCGGCGGCGCCGGAGGCATCGGCAGCAACGACGAAGGGGTCGTGCTCGGCGTCGGCGGCGCCTCCACGACCCTCGCGGGCATCACCGTCCGCACGCCCGTCTCCGCCGCCCTCGATCTCGGCACCGGCTCCGGGATCCAGGCCCTGCACGCCGCGCAGCACGCCACGCGCGTGACGGCGACCGATCTCAACCCGCGTGCCCTGCACATCACCGCGCTGACCCTTGCGCTCTCCGGCGCCCCGGCCGCGGACCTGCGCGGGGGCTCGCTGTTCGAGCCGGTCCGGGAGGGGGAGACGTACGACCTGATCGTCTCCAACCCGCCCTTCGTGATCTCGCCGGGCGCCCGGCTGACGTACCGCGACGGCGGGATGGGCGGGGACGATCTGTGCCGCTCGCTCGTTCAGGGAGCGGGAGAGCTGCTGAACGAGGGCGGGTTCGCGCAGTTCCTCGCCAACTGGCAGCACGTTGCGGGGGAGGACTGGCAGGACAGGCTCAGGTCGTGGGTGCCGCGCGGGTGCGACGCGTGGATCGTCCAGCGCGAGGTGCAGGACGTCACGCAGTACGCCGAGCTGTGGCTGCGGGACGCCGGGGACCACCGCGGCGACCCCGCCGAGTACCAGGCGCGCTACGACGCCTGGCTGGACGAGTTCGAGGCGCGCAAGGTCAAGGCCGTCGGCTTCGGCTGGATCACCCTGTGCAGGACGGGCTCCGCCGTGCCCTCGGTCACCGTGGAGGAGTGGCCGCACCCGGTCGAGCAGCCGCTCGGCGAGACGGTGCGCGCGCACTTCGCCCGCCTCGACTATCTGCGTGCGCACGATGACGCGGCCCTGCTGGAGGGGCACTTCCGGCTCGCCGCCGAGATCGTGCAGGAACAGGTCGGGCTGCCCGGTGCCGAGGACCCCGAGCACGTGGTGCTGCGCCAGAACCGCGGGATGCGCCGGGCCACCAAGGTGGACACCGTTGGCGCCGGTTTCGCGGGCGTCTGCGACGGATCGCTCAGCGCGGGCCGGATCCTGGACGCCATCGCTCAATTGGTGGGCGAGGATCCGGTATTGCTCCGCGACCGCACACCCGCGCAGATCCGGGTGCTGGTGGAACAGGGGTTCCTGGATCCGGCGTGA
- a CDS encoding type II secretion system F family protein, whose amino-acid sequence MSAEVVHRLGVVVGIALGLGWLVRWVGVVRCERRARRRLAELLAAVEAPAARRCDVTDLVRRWAPVVAVGCAGWVLVGGVAGVVAGLAGAVALHRWRGRRVAAVGAEYDAAEAARQLPLAADLLAACIAAGAGPVIAAQAVGEALGGPVGEGLARGAAEVRLGGEPGDAWRKLAALPGAGELARLLERADVSGLPAAGPVARLAADARAAWARAATARARRAAVLVTAPVGLCFLPAFIAVGVLPVVIGLADGVLGGGGG is encoded by the coding sequence GTGAGTGCGGAAGTTGTCCACAGGCTGGGGGTTGTTGTGGGGATCGCGCTGGGGCTGGGGTGGCTGGTGCGCTGGGTGGGGGTCGTGCGGTGCGAGCGACGGGCACGGCGGCGGCTCGCCGAGCTGCTGGCCGCCGTGGAGGCACCGGCCGCGCGGAGGTGCGACGTGACGGACCTGGTGCGGCGGTGGGCGCCTGTCGTGGCGGTGGGGTGTGCCGGGTGGGTGCTGGTCGGTGGGGTCGCCGGGGTGGTGGCCGGTCTTGCCGGGGCCGTCGCGCTGCACCGGTGGCGTGGGCGGCGGGTGGCCGCCGTGGGCGCGGAGTACGACGCCGCCGAGGCGGCCCGGCAACTTCCGCTCGCCGCCGATCTGCTGGCGGCCTGTATCGCTGCCGGTGCCGGGCCCGTGATCGCGGCGCAGGCCGTGGGTGAGGCATTGGGCGGGCCGGTGGGGGAGGGGCTGGCGCGGGGCGCGGCCGAGGTGCGGCTGGGCGGTGAACCGGGAGACGCCTGGCGGAAGTTGGCGGCGCTGCCCGGCGCCGGGGAGCTGGCGCGGTTGCTGGAGCGGGCCGATGTGTCCGGGCTTCCGGCGGCCGGACCGGTGGCACGGCTCGCGGCGGACGCGCGCGCCGCCTGGGCACGGGCCGCGACGGCCCGGGCGCGCCGGGCGGCGGTACTGGTCACTGCGCCGGTGGGGCTGTGCTTCCTGCCCGCGTTCATCGCGGTGGGCGTGTTGCCGGTGGTGATCGGGCTGGCGGACGGGGTGCTGGGAGGGGGTGGTGGGTGA
- a CDS encoding DUF4244 domain-containing protein produces MSKAVRSKAVRKAVAAVRARMRALVARRDSGMVTSEYAMGIIAAVAFAVVLYKVVTSGQVSAELQAIVKRALDARM; encoded by the coding sequence ATGAGCAAGGCAGTACGGAGCAAGGCGGTACGGAAGGCAGTGGCGGCAGTACGGGCGCGGATGCGGGCCCTTGTCGCGCGGCGGGACTCGGGGATGGTCACCTCCGAGTACGCGATGGGGATCATCGCGGCGGTGGCGTTCGCCGTGGTGCTCTACAAGGTGGTGACCAGTGGGCAGGTCAGCGCGGAGCTGCAGGCCATCGTGAAGCGGGCGCTCGATGCGCGGATGTGA
- a CDS encoding DEAD/DEAH box helicase, with protein MAFNHLPAGVHDALVPLSVTPVTHSVPMAKNHRSDRSLTGPVSRVDPGTVLGRLASGPNRASRITHTEHVPPREGRHAVWPDRIRAEVIAAVQAAGVEHPWAHQAHAAEHALDGESVVVATGTASGKSLAYLMPVLSALLDGSEAPNGRGATALYLAPTKALAADQCRSVKELSQPLGHSVRPAVYDGDTPFEEREWIRQYANYVLTNPDMLHRGILPSHPRWSSFLKSLKYVVIDECHTYRGVFGSHVAQVLRRLRRLCARYGASPVFLLASATAAEPSAAARRLTGLPVVEVADDASPRGELVFALWEPPLTEMQGEKGAPVRRTATAETADLLTDLAVQGVRSVAFIRSRRGAELISVIAQERLAEVDRSLARRVAAYRGGYLPEERRALEQALHSGELLGLAATTALELGIDVSGLDAVVIAGYPGTRASLWQQAGRAGRSGQGALAVLVARDDPLDTFLVHHPEALFDQPVESTVLDPDNPYVLAPHLCAAAEELPLTDEDLALFGPACEELVPQLEAAKLLRRRTRAWHWTRRERAADLTDIRGGGGRPVQVVESGTGRLLGTVDAGAAHTTVHEGAVHLHQGRTYLVRSLDLEDSVALVEGASPSYSTVARDTTSISVLETDVEIPWGDGRLCYGSVEVTNQVVSFLRRRLITGEVLGETKLDLPPRTLRTRAVWWTVTEDQLDAARITPEILGGALHAAEHASIGLLPLFATCDRWDIGGVSVPLHPDTLLPTVFVYDGHPGGAGFAERAFHTARAWLTATRQAIASCECDAGCPSCIQSPKCGNGNDPLHKRGAVRLLTELLRGAPEKGAEGEPGVPEGSPREPEGRPRVPEGNSGAPEGRPGAAPPAP; from the coding sequence ATGGCATTCAATCACTTACCGGCAGGCGTGCACGACGCCTTGGTCCCATTGTCCGTCACGCCAGTGACACACTCGGTGCCGATGGCCAAGAATCACCGATCCGATCGATCCCTGACGGGCCCCGTTTCCCGGGTGGACCCGGGCACGGTGCTGGGCCGGCTCGCCTCGGGGCCGAACCGGGCTTCGCGCATCACTCATACGGAGCATGTGCCCCCGCGTGAGGGCCGTCATGCCGTCTGGCCTGACCGGATCCGGGCGGAGGTCATCGCCGCCGTCCAGGCGGCCGGTGTCGAGCACCCCTGGGCCCACCAGGCACACGCCGCCGAGCACGCCCTGGACGGCGAGTCGGTGGTCGTCGCCACCGGCACCGCCTCGGGCAAGTCGCTGGCCTATCTGATGCCCGTGCTCTCGGCCCTGCTGGACGGCTCCGAGGCCCCGAACGGCCGCGGCGCCACCGCGCTCTACCTGGCTCCCACCAAGGCGCTCGCGGCAGATCAGTGCCGATCGGTGAAGGAACTTTCACAACCGCTGGGTCATTCTGTCCGGCCGGCGGTGTACGACGGCGATACGCCGTTCGAGGAACGCGAGTGGATCCGCCAGTACGCCAACTACGTCCTCACCAACCCGGACATGCTGCACCGCGGCATCCTGCCCTCCCACCCCCGCTGGTCCTCCTTCCTGAAGTCGCTCAAGTACGTCGTCATCGACGAGTGCCACACCTATCGCGGCGTCTTCGGCTCGCATGTCGCCCAGGTACTGCGCCGACTGCGCCGTCTGTGCGCCCGCTACGGCGCCTCCCCGGTCTTCCTGCTGGCCTCGGCGACCGCGGCGGAGCCCTCGGCGGCCGCCCGGCGCCTGACCGGCCTGCCGGTCGTCGAGGTGGCCGACGACGCCTCACCCCGGGGTGAACTGGTGTTCGCCCTCTGGGAGCCCCCGCTCACCGAGATGCAGGGCGAGAAGGGCGCCCCCGTCCGGCGTACCGCCACCGCCGAGACCGCCGACCTGCTGACCGACCTCGCCGTGCAGGGCGTGCGCTCGGTCGCCTTCATCCGCTCCCGGCGCGGCGCCGAGCTGATCTCGGTGATCGCCCAGGAGCGGCTCGCCGAGGTCGACCGCTCGCTCGCCCGGCGGGTGGCCGCCTATCGCGGCGGCTACCTCCCCGAGGAGCGCCGCGCCCTCGAACAGGCCCTGCACTCCGGCGAACTCCTCGGCCTCGCCGCCACCACCGCCCTCGAACTCGGCATCGACGTCTCGGGGCTGGACGCCGTGGTGATCGCCGGATACCCGGGCACGCGCGCCTCCCTGTGGCAGCAGGCGGGCCGCGCCGGGCGTTCCGGGCAGGGCGCGCTCGCCGTCCTGGTGGCCCGGGACGACCCCCTGGACACCTTCCTCGTGCACCACCCCGAGGCCCTGTTCGACCAGCCCGTGGAGTCCACGGTCCTCGACCCCGACAACCCTTATGTCCTCGCCCCGCACCTGTGCGCCGCCGCGGAGGAACTGCCCCTGACCGACGAGGACCTGGCCCTCTTCGGCCCCGCCTGCGAGGAACTCGTCCCCCAGCTGGAGGCCGCGAAGCTGCTGCGCCGCCGGACCAGGGCCTGGCACTGGACGCGCCGGGAACGGGCCGCCGACCTCACCGACATCCGCGGCGGGGGCGGACGTCCGGTCCAGGTCGTGGAGTCCGGCACGGGCCGCCTGCTCGGTACGGTCGACGCGGGCGCCGCCCACACCACCGTGCACGAAGGCGCGGTCCACCTCCACCAGGGCCGCACCTATCTGGTGCGCTCCCTGGACCTGGAGGACTCGGTGGCCCTGGTCGAGGGGGCCTCGCCGTCGTATTCGACGGTGGCCCGGGACACCACCTCGATCTCCGTCCTGGAGACGGACGTCGAGATTCCGTGGGGCGACGGACGCCTGTGCTACGGCTCCGTCGAGGTCACCAACCAAGTGGTCTCCTTCCTGCGCCGCCGGCTGATCACCGGCGAAGTACTGGGCGAGACGAAACTCGACCTCCCTCCTCGTACGCTGCGCACCCGCGCGGTGTGGTGGACGGTCACCGAGGACCAGCTGGACGCGGCCCGGATCACCCCGGAGATCCTCGGCGGCGCCCTGCACGCCGCCGAGCACGCCTCGATCGGCCTGCTGCCCCTCTTCGCCACCTGCGACCGCTGGGACATCGGCGGCGTCTCGGTCCCGCTCCACCCCGACACCCTCCTCCCGACGGTCTTCGTCTACGACGGCCATCCCGGCGGCGCGGGCTTCGCGGAGCGCGCCTTCCACACCGCCCGCGCCTGGCTCACCGCCACCCGTCAGGCCATCGCCTCCTGCGAGTGCGACGCCGGCTGCCCGTCCTGCATCCAGTCCCCCAAGTGCGGCAACGGCAACGACCCGCTGCACAAGAGGGGGGCGGTACGGCTGCTCACGGAGCTGTTGCGGGGGGCGCCGGAGAAGGGGGCGGAGGGGGAGCCTGGGGTGCCGGAAGGGAGTCCGCGGGAGCCGGAAGGTCGGCCGCGGGTTCCGGAGGGGAATTCCGGGGCGCCGGAAGGCCGGCCTGGGGCGGCCCCGCCCGCGCCCTGA
- a CDS encoding ATP-binding protein, which yields MATVELRFSALPEHVRTARLVAAAVARRAGVDEAVLDEVRLAVGEACSRAVGLHQLGGVTAPVKVVLHEEEKQFSIEVGDEAPRSAPGDRAPGAAGDDVEAEEDEMGLAVISGLVDDVEVTAGEHGGLIRMTWPTTPAEAGLS from the coding sequence ATGGCCACCGTTGAACTCCGCTTCAGCGCGCTGCCGGAGCACGTCAGGACCGCACGACTGGTCGCGGCGGCAGTGGCGCGCAGGGCCGGAGTGGACGAGGCCGTCCTGGACGAGGTGCGCCTCGCGGTCGGCGAGGCGTGCAGCCGTGCCGTCGGACTGCATCAGCTCGGCGGGGTCACCGCCCCGGTGAAGGTGGTGCTGCACGAGGAGGAGAAGCAGTTCTCCATCGAGGTCGGCGACGAGGCGCCGCGCTCCGCTCCGGGCGACCGGGCGCCGGGCGCCGCGGGCGACGACGTGGAGGCCGAGGAGGACGAGATGGGCCTCGCGGTCATCAGCGGCCTCGTCGACGACGTGGAGGTCACCGCCGGCGAGCACGGCGGGCTGATCCGTATGACCTGGCCGACGACCCCGGCCGAGGCCGGGCTTTCCTGA
- a CDS encoding TadE family type IV pilus minor pilin, producing MRGCERCRYVGRGADRGFVTAESAVVLPVLVMFAMALVWGLLVVAAQIQCVDAARTGARAAARQDPAGQVVAVTREAAPSGAKVTVSRAGDQVRVLVVAKPPALRGLPFEVREEAVAAAEQDTAPSQATPEATP from the coding sequence ATGCGCGGATGTGAGCGGTGCCGATATGTAGGGCGCGGGGCCGACCGGGGGTTCGTGACGGCGGAGTCGGCCGTGGTGCTGCCCGTGCTGGTCATGTTCGCGATGGCGCTGGTGTGGGGGCTGCTGGTGGTCGCCGCCCAGATCCAGTGCGTGGACGCGGCTCGCACGGGCGCCCGCGCCGCGGCCCGCCAGGACCCGGCCGGCCAGGTCGTCGCGGTCACCCGGGAGGCCGCCCCGTCCGGCGCGAAGGTCACCGTCAGCCGGGCGGGGGACCAGGTCAGAGTCCTCGTGGTGGCCAAACCGCCGGCGCTGCGGGGGCTGCCGTTCGAGGTGCGGGAGGAGGCCGTGGCGGCGGCGGAGCAGGACACGGCGCCTTCGCAGGCGACGCCGGAGGCAACTCCATGA
- a CDS encoding small secreted protein: protein MEGTNPVNKKLVAALSGGAVLVLALSGCSSDDGNDKLDAWAKQVCDAVQPQAKKIESANAAIQKETSDNATPEEVQKTDSQAFQDMSDAYKAIGTAVDKAGAPDVENGAKKQQDAVKELNGISASYADLKKQVDKLDTKDQGKFAEGLKDIATELNKLSTSGSNALKTLEEGEVGQAMAEQSSCKSATGTPSAAAG, encoded by the coding sequence ATGGAAGGGACCAATCCGGTGAACAAGAAGCTCGTGGCCGCACTGTCCGGCGGTGCGGTACTGGTACTGGCGCTGTCGGGATGCAGCAGCGACGACGGCAACGACAAGCTGGATGCCTGGGCCAAGCAGGTCTGCGACGCCGTACAGCCGCAGGCCAAGAAGATCGAGTCGGCGAACGCCGCGATCCAGAAGGAGACCTCCGACAACGCCACGCCGGAGGAGGTCCAGAAGACCGACTCGCAGGCCTTCCAGGACATGTCCGACGCCTACAAGGCGATCGGCACGGCCGTGGACAAGGCGGGGGCGCCGGACGTCGAGAACGGCGCGAAGAAGCAGCAGGACGCGGTCAAGGAGCTGAACGGCATCTCCGCGTCCTACGCCGACCTGAAGAAGCAGGTCGACAAGCTCGACACCAAGGACCAGGGCAAGTTCGCCGAGGGCCTGAAGGACATCGCCACCGAGCTGAACAAGCTGAGCACCAGCGGCAGCAACGCGCTCAAGACGCTGGAGGAGGGCGAGGTCGGCCAGGCCATGGCGGAGCAGTCCAGCTGCAAGTCGGCCACCGGCACGCCGTCGGCCGCGGCCGGCTGA
- the bldG gene encoding anti-sigma factor antagonist BldG has translation MDLSLSTRTVGDRTVVEVGGEIDVYTAPKLREQLVELVNDGSFHLVVDMEGVDFLDSTGLGVLVGGLKRVRAHEGSLRLVCNQERILKIFRITGLTKVFPIHTSVEEAVAATD, from the coding sequence GTGGACCTGTCCCTGTCGACCCGTACCGTCGGCGATCGTACGGTCGTCGAGGTCGGTGGCGAAATCGACGTATATACCGCGCCCAAGTTGCGCGAACAGCTGGTCGAGCTGGTGAACGACGGGAGTTTCCATCTCGTCGTCGACATGGAGGGTGTCGACTTCCTCGACTCCACCGGGCTCGGCGTGCTGGTCGGCGGCCTGAAGCGAGTGCGTGCCCATGAGGGCTCGCTGCGCCTGGTCTGCAACCAGGAGCGCATTCTGAAGATCTTCCGCATCACCGGCCTCACCAAGGTGTTCCCGATCCACACCTCGGTCGAGGAAGCGGTGGCGGCCACCGACTGA
- a CDS encoding type II secretion system F family protein — translation MGETGMGGASAGAVLCAGAAVLWLMNGRNAGARRARLLLAGGGVTGAGPPGWRETAAGEARRIRGRLRAEWWAVAVGAALAVLGASVLPLVAGAAGVPLLRRGRVAGQARRARERRGDAVIALCAALAGEVRAGRQPGEALLRAARDSGGLGEAQATVLAAARFGGEVPGALAAAARQPGAEGLLGLAACWRVAVDQGAGLAAGLDRLEAALRAERDQRQDLRAQLAGARSTALMLAGLPVLGLLLGAVMGADPLRVLLHSGAGFGCLLAGGVLEGLGVWWALRIVRGAEAV, via the coding sequence ATGGGTGAGACGGGGATGGGCGGGGCTTCGGCGGGGGCGGTTCTCTGTGCCGGGGCGGCTGTTCTGTGGCTGATGAACGGGCGGAATGCCGGGGCTCGGCGGGCGCGGTTGCTGCTCGCCGGGGGCGGGGTGACGGGGGCCGGGCCGCCCGGCTGGCGCGAGACCGCGGCCGGTGAGGCGCGGCGGATCCGGGGGCGGTTGCGGGCCGAGTGGTGGGCGGTGGCCGTCGGGGCAGCGCTGGCGGTACTCGGGGCCTCTGTGCTGCCGCTCGTCGCCGGGGCGGCCGGGGTGCCGTTGCTGCGGCGGGGTCGGGTGGCCGGTCAGGCGCGGCGGGCTCGGGAGCGGCGGGGCGACGCGGTGATCGCGCTGTGCGCGGCGCTCGCCGGGGAGGTACGCGCGGGACGGCAGCCGGGCGAGGCGTTGCTGCGGGCCGCGCGGGACTCCGGCGGACTCGGCGAGGCGCAGGCGACGGTGCTGGCCGCCGCGCGGTTCGGCGGCGAGGTCCCCGGCGCCCTCGCGGCGGCGGCGCGACAACCGGGTGCCGAAGGGCTGCTGGGGCTCGCGGCGTGCTGGCGGGTGGCCGTGGACCAGGGCGCAGGGCTCGCGGCCGGACTGGACCGGCTCGAAGCGGCACTGCGGGCCGAGCGGGACCAACGGCAGGACCTGCGGGCGCAGTTGGCGGGTGCCCGGTCCACGGCGCTGATGCTCGCCGGGCTGCCGGTGCTGGGACTTCTCCTGGGCGCGGTCATGGGCGCCGATCCCCTGCGGGTGCTGCTGCACAGCGGTGCCGGGTTCGGGTGCCTGCTCGCGGGAGGGGTGCTGGAGGGGCTGGGCGTGTGGTGGGCGCTGCGGATCGTGCGCGGGGCGGAGGCGGTGTGA
- a CDS encoding sodium-translocating pyrophosphatase, with protein sequence MAGLSTPHQLDHPTTFAAAVLTDGNRALVMVIGVVALAALVVAGVLVRQVLAAGEGTDSMKKIAAAVQEGANAYLARQLRTLGVFAVVVFFLLMLLPADDWNQRIGRSLFFLIGAAFSAATGYIGMWLAVRSNVRVAAAAREATPAEGEPEKDLTAVSHKAMKIAFRTGGVVGMFTVGLGLLGASCVVLVYAADAPKVLEGFGLGAALIAMFMRVGGGIFTKAADVGADLVGKVEQGIPEDDPRNAATIADNVGDNVGDCAGMAADLFESYAVTLVAALILGKAAFGDAGLAFPLLVPAIGVITAMIGIFAVAPRRSDRSGMAAINRGFFISAVISLVLVAIAVFVYLPSTYADLDGITDAAIQGKSGDPRILALVAVAIGILLAAVIQVLTGYFTETNRRPVKDIGKSSLTGPATVVLAGISIGLESAVYTALLIGLGVYGAFLLGGTSIMLALFAVALAGTGLLTTVGVIVAMDTFGPVSDNAQGIAEMSGDVEGAGAQVLTNLDAVGNTTKAITKGIAIATAVLAASALFGSYRDAITTGARDVGEKLSGEDAPLSLMMDISQPNNLVGLIAGAAVVFLFSGLAINAVSRSAGSVVYEVRRQFREKPGIMDYSETPEYGKVVDICTRDALRELATPGLLAVMAPIFIGFTLGVGALGSFLAGSIGAGTLMAVFLANSGGAWDNAKKLVEDGHHGGKGSEAHAATVIGDTVGDPFKDTAGPAINPLLKVMNLVALLIAPAVIDFSYGDDKNIGARVLIAVLAFLVIAGAVYISKRRGIAMGDDGNAERTAKSPDPAVVS encoded by the coding sequence ATGGCGGGGCTTTCTACCCCTCATCAGTTGGATCACCCCACAACCTTCGCAGCCGCAGTCCTGACCGACGGCAACCGTGCCCTGGTGATGGTCATCGGTGTCGTCGCGCTGGCGGCGCTGGTCGTCGCCGGCGTGCTGGTACGCCAGGTGCTCGCGGCGGGCGAGGGCACCGACAGCATGAAGAAGATCGCGGCGGCGGTCCAGGAAGGCGCCAACGCCTATCTGGCCCGGCAACTGCGCACCCTCGGCGTATTCGCCGTGGTCGTGTTCTTCCTGCTCATGCTGCTGCCCGCGGACGACTGGAATCAGCGCATCGGCCGATCATTGTTCTTCTTGATCGGCGCCGCGTTCTCGGCGGCCACCGGCTATATCGGCATGTGGCTCGCCGTACGCAGCAATGTGCGCGTCGCCGCCGCGGCCAGGGAAGCGACCCCGGCGGAAGGTGAGCCCGAAAAGGATCTCACCGCCGTCTCGCACAAAGCCATGAAGATCGCTTTCCGCACGGGCGGCGTCGTCGGCATGTTCACGGTGGGGCTCGGTCTGCTGGGCGCCTCCTGTGTGGTGCTGGTGTACGCGGCCGACGCGCCGAAGGTGCTGGAGGGCTTCGGCCTGGGTGCCGCCCTCATCGCCATGTTCATGAGGGTCGGCGGCGGCATCTTCACCAAGGCCGCCGACGTCGGCGCCGACCTGGTCGGCAAGGTCGAGCAAGGCATTCCGGAGGACGACCCGCGCAATGCCGCGACCATCGCCGACAATGTGGGCGACAACGTCGGCGACTGCGCGGGCATGGCGGCCGACCTCTTCGAGTCGTACGCGGTGACCCTGGTCGCCGCGCTCATCCTCGGCAAGGCGGCCTTCGGTGACGCCGGACTCGCCTTCCCGTTGCTGGTGCCCGCGATCGGCGTGATCACGGCGATGATCGGCATCTTCGCCGTGGCCCCGCGCCGCAGCGACCGCAGCGGCATGGCGGCGATCAACCGCGGCTTCTTCATCTCCGCGGTGATCTCGCTGGTCCTGGTGGCCATCGCGGTCTTCGTCTACCTGCCGTCGACCTACGCCGACCTCGACGGGATCACCGACGCGGCGATCCAGGGCAAGAGCGGCGACCCGCGGATCCTGGCGCTCGTCGCCGTGGCGATCGGCATCCTGCTCGCCGCGGTGATCCAGGTGCTGACCGGCTACTTCACCGAGACCAACCGGCGCCCGGTCAAGGACATCGGCAAGTCCTCCCTGACCGGACCCGCCACGGTCGTCCTCGCCGGTATCTCCATCGGTCTGGAATCGGCCGTCTACACCGCCCTGCTGATCGGCCTCGGCGTCTACGGCGCCTTCCTGCTCGGCGGTACGTCGATCATGCTGGCGCTGTTCGCCGTGGCGCTGGCCGGCACCGGCCTGCTCACCACGGTCGGTGTGATCGTCGCGATGGACACCTTCGGGCCGGTCTCCGACAACGCCCAGGGCATCGCCGAGATGTCCGGGGACGTCGAGGGCGCGGGCGCCCAGGTGCTCACCAACCTGGACGCGGTCGGCAACACCACCAAGGCCATCACCAAGGGCATCGCCATCGCCACGGCCGTCCTCGCGGCCTCGGCGCTCTTCGGCTCGTACCGCGACGCCATCACCACCGGCGCGCGGGACGTGGGCGAGAAGCTGTCGGGCGAGGACGCCCCGCTGAGTCTGATGATGGACATCTCGCAGCCCAACAACCTCGTCGGCCTGATCGCCGGCGCGGCGGTCGTCTTCCTCTTCTCCGGACTGGCCATCAACGCCGTGTCGCGTTCGGCCGGTTCGGTGGTCTACGAGGTGCGGCGGCAGTTCCGCGAGAAGCCCGGGATCATGGACTACAGCGAGACGCCGGAGTACGGCAAGGTCGTCGACATCTGTACGAGGGACGCGCTCAGGGAACTGGCGACGCCCGGTCTGCTCGCGGTGATGGCGCCCATCTTCATCGGGTTCACGCTCGGCGTGGGCGCCCTCGGCTCCTTCCTGGCCGGCTCGATCGGCGCGGGCACGCTGATGGCGGTGTTCCTCGCCAACTCCGGCGGCGCCTGGGACAACGCCAAGAAACTCGTCGAGGACGGCCACCACGGCGGCAAGGGCAGCGAGGCCCATGCCGCCACGGTGATCGGCGACACCGTCGGTGACCCCTTCAAGGACACCGCCGGTCCCGCGATCAACCCGCTGCTGAAGGTCATGAACCTGGTGGCACTGCTGATCGCGCCCGCGGTGATCGATTTCTCGTACGGCGACGACAAGAACATCGGTGCCCGCGTGCTGATCGCGGTGCTGGCGTTCCTGGTGATCGCCGGTGCCGTGTACATCTCCAAGCGGCGCGGGATCGCGATGGGTGACGACGGCAACGCCGAGCGGACGGCCAAGTCGCCCGATCCGGCGGTGGTTTCGTAG